In Georgenia soli, a genomic segment contains:
- a CDS encoding NAD(P)H-quinone dehydrogenase, protein MSTPSGPVPPPAVEKTGAAHTEEHRRDHGAGASPVREGSRVVIIGGGPGGYEAALVARQLGARVQVVERQGMGGSAVLTDVVPSKTLIATAEWLTVTEQAGELGIGAEGGDDGDPGALRADMDVVDQRVVRLAKKQSKDIRTRLEREGIEIVIGTGRVGPTISSEGTRRVTVTLEDGGERELEAEIILVATGATPRVLPTAQPDGERILTWAQMYNLTEIPEHLVVVGSGVTGAEFAGAYNALGAQVTLVSSRDRVLPGEDEHAAELIEGVFRRRGMTVLSRSRAAAVRRTDCGVEVELTDGRVVEASHCLVAVGGVPATSGIGLEEAGVEITSSGHIKVDRVSRTRAFRIYAAGDCTGVLPLASVAAMQGRIAMWHALGDAVAPLDLSTVAANIFTAPEIATIGVTQKQIEAGEVDGAITRLPIVRNPRAKMLGIKEGFIKLFSDRSSGVVIGGVIVAPRASELIYPITIAVAHRLTVDELANVFTIYPSLTGSIAEAARTLHRA, encoded by the coding sequence GTGAGCACCCCTTCCGGACCAGTCCCGCCCCCAGCCGTCGAGAAGACCGGCGCCGCCCACACCGAGGAGCACCGCCGTGACCACGGCGCCGGCGCGTCGCCGGTGCGCGAGGGGTCACGGGTCGTCATCATCGGCGGCGGTCCCGGCGGGTACGAGGCCGCGCTGGTGGCCCGTCAGCTCGGTGCCCGCGTCCAGGTCGTCGAGCGCCAGGGCATGGGCGGCTCCGCGGTGCTCACCGACGTCGTCCCCTCCAAGACGCTCATCGCCACGGCCGAGTGGCTCACCGTCACCGAGCAGGCGGGGGAGCTCGGCATCGGCGCCGAGGGCGGCGACGACGGCGACCCCGGCGCCCTGCGTGCCGACATGGACGTGGTCGACCAGCGCGTGGTCCGCCTCGCGAAGAAGCAGTCCAAGGACATCCGCACCCGCCTCGAGCGCGAGGGCATCGAGATCGTCATCGGCACCGGCCGGGTGGGCCCCACCATCAGCTCCGAGGGCACCCGGCGCGTCACCGTCACCCTGGAGGACGGCGGCGAGCGCGAGCTCGAGGCGGAGATCATCCTCGTGGCGACGGGCGCCACCCCGCGCGTGCTGCCCACCGCGCAGCCCGACGGCGAGCGCATCCTCACGTGGGCGCAGATGTACAACCTCACCGAGATCCCCGAGCACCTCGTGGTGGTCGGCTCCGGCGTCACGGGCGCCGAGTTCGCCGGTGCCTACAACGCCCTCGGCGCGCAGGTCACGCTCGTCTCCTCCCGCGACCGGGTCCTTCCGGGCGAGGACGAGCACGCCGCCGAGCTGATCGAGGGCGTGTTCCGCCGTCGCGGCATGACCGTCCTCTCCCGCTCTCGTGCGGCGGCCGTGCGCCGCACCGACTGCGGGGTCGAGGTCGAGCTCACCGACGGCCGGGTCGTCGAGGCCTCGCACTGCCTGGTGGCCGTCGGCGGCGTGCCGGCGACCTCCGGGATCGGCCTGGAGGAGGCCGGGGTGGAGATCACCAGCTCGGGGCACATCAAGGTCGACCGCGTCTCGCGCACCCGCGCCTTCCGCATCTACGCGGCCGGTGACTGCACCGGCGTGCTGCCCCTGGCGTCGGTGGCCGCCATGCAGGGGCGGATCGCCATGTGGCACGCCCTCGGCGACGCCGTCGCGCCGCTGGACCTCAGCACCGTCGCGGCCAACATCTTCACCGCACCGGAGATCGCCACGATCGGCGTCACGCAGAAGCAGATCGAGGCCGGCGAGGTCGACGGCGCCATCACCCGGCTCCCGATCGTGCGCAACCCGCGGGCCAAGATGCTCGGCATCAAGGAGGGCTTCATCAAGCTCTTCTCGGACAGGTCCTCGGGCGTGGTGATCGGCGGCGTCATCGTCGCCCCGCGCGCCAGCGAGCTGATCTACCCGATCACCATCGCCGTCGCCCACCGGCTCACGGTCGACGAGCTCGCCAACGTGTTCACCATCTACCCGTCGCTCACCGGCTCCATCGCGGAGGCGGCCCGGACTCTCCACCGCGCGTGA
- the dapE gene encoding succinyl-diaminopimelate desuccinylase produces the protein MAAPASAPALPDLTGDVAALTAAVCDIPSVSGDERALADAIETALRELPHLEVLRDGDAVVARTNLGRERRVVIAGHIDTVPLQSNLPTRVVPADDGAAELWGRGTVDMKGGVAVALHLAAVLREPRWDVTWVFYDHEEVEAVRNGLGRLVRHHPDWLAADLAVLGEPTAGGIEGGCNGTLRAEVRTTGRTAHSARGWRGVNAIHAAGEILDRLRRYEARDVDVDGLVFREGLNAVGITGGIAANMIPDACVVTVNYRFAPSLDPAGAEAHVREVFDGFDVTITDLAGGARPGLDDPLVQGFVEAVTAVTGGAPGPKYGWTDVARFAELGIPAVNFGPGDPMLAHADDERCDVEQIRTCARALHAWLA, from the coding sequence ATGGCCGCACCCGCCTCCGCCCCCGCTCTGCCGGACCTGACCGGTGACGTCGCCGCGCTCACGGCGGCCGTCTGCGACATCCCCTCCGTCTCCGGTGACGAGCGCGCCCTCGCCGACGCCATCGAGACGGCGCTGCGCGAGCTGCCACACCTCGAGGTCCTGCGCGACGGCGACGCGGTCGTGGCCCGGACGAACCTGGGGCGCGAGCGCCGCGTCGTCATCGCCGGGCACATCGACACGGTGCCCCTCCAGTCCAACCTGCCCACCCGGGTCGTCCCGGCTGACGACGGCGCGGCGGAGCTGTGGGGCCGCGGCACCGTGGACATGAAGGGCGGCGTCGCCGTCGCCCTCCACCTGGCGGCCGTCCTGCGCGAGCCGCGCTGGGACGTTACGTGGGTCTTCTACGACCACGAGGAGGTGGAGGCGGTCCGCAACGGCCTCGGCCGGCTCGTGCGCCACCACCCCGACTGGCTCGCCGCCGACCTCGCCGTGCTGGGCGAACCCACGGCCGGGGGCATCGAGGGAGGCTGCAACGGCACCCTGCGCGCCGAGGTCCGCACCACCGGCCGCACCGCGCACTCCGCCCGCGGGTGGCGCGGTGTCAACGCGATCCACGCCGCCGGCGAGATCCTGGACCGGCTGCGCCGCTACGAGGCGCGCGACGTCGACGTCGACGGGCTGGTCTTCCGGGAGGGTCTCAACGCCGTCGGGATCACCGGCGGCATCGCGGCGAACATGATCCCGGACGCGTGCGTCGTCACGGTCAACTACCGGTTCGCGCCGTCGCTCGACCCGGCCGGCGCCGAGGCGCACGTCCGGGAGGTCTTCGACGGGTTCGACGTGACGATCACCGACCTCGCGGGCGGGGCGCGGCCCGGGCTCGACGACCCGCTCGTCCAGGGGTTCGTCGAGGCAGTCACCGCGGTCACCGGCGGCGCGCCGGGCCCGAAGTACGGCTGGACCGACGTCGCGCGGTTCGCCGAGCTCGGCATCCCGGCCGTCAACTTCGGCCCGGGCGACCCGATGCTCGCCCACGCCGACGACGAGCGGTGCGACGTCGAGCAGATCCGCACCTGCGCGCGGGCCCTGCACGCCTGGCTCGCTTAG
- a CDS encoding TIGR00730 family Rossman fold protein, with the protein MTREVRTNHDHDGNRSYRRGPVLLRRDQIPRETTDARLLAPEQDISWLHQDPWRVMRIQAEFVEGFGALADLGPAISVFGSARVRPGEPEYDLAEDVGRRLVEAGFAVVTGGGPGVMEAANKGACEADGTSVGLGIELPFEQGMNQWVDLGVNFRYFFARKTMFVKYSQGFVVLPGGFGTMDELFEALTLVQTQKVSSFPIVLVGSSYWGGLLDWLRDAMVARGTISPADLDLLPLVDTAEEAVDAVLNGMAQLAQEVKAQAAAAEEAGGAAE; encoded by the coding sequence ATGACACGCGAGGTTCGCACCAACCACGACCACGACGGCAACCGGAGCTACCGCCGCGGCCCCGTCCTCCTGCGCCGGGACCAGATCCCGCGGGAGACCACCGACGCACGGCTGCTCGCCCCGGAGCAGGACATCAGCTGGCTCCACCAGGACCCGTGGCGGGTGATGCGGATCCAGGCCGAGTTCGTGGAGGGCTTCGGCGCGCTCGCCGACCTCGGGCCCGCCATCTCTGTGTTCGGCTCCGCGCGCGTCCGGCCCGGCGAGCCGGAGTACGACCTCGCCGAGGACGTCGGGCGGCGTCTCGTCGAGGCGGGCTTCGCCGTCGTCACTGGGGGCGGCCCCGGCGTCATGGAGGCCGCCAACAAGGGCGCGTGCGAGGCGGACGGGACGTCGGTCGGGCTCGGCATCGAGCTGCCCTTCGAGCAGGGCATGAACCAGTGGGTCGACCTGGGGGTGAACTTCCGCTACTTCTTCGCCCGCAAGACCATGTTCGTGAAGTACTCCCAGGGCTTCGTGGTGCTCCCCGGCGGGTTCGGCACCATGGACGAGCTGTTCGAGGCGCTCACGCTCGTCCAGACCCAGAAGGTCTCCTCCTTCCCGATCGTGCTCGTCGGGTCCTCCTACTGGGGCGGCCTGCTCGACTGGCTCCGCGACGCGATGGTCGCCCGCGGCACGATCAGCCCCGCCGACCTCGATCTCCTCCCCCTCGTCGACACCGCCGAGGAGGCCGTCGACGCCGTCCTGAACGGCATGGCGCAGCTCGCCCAGGAGGTCAAGGCGCAGGCCGCAGCCGCCGAAGAGGCTGGTGGCGCGGCCGAGTGA
- a CDS encoding DUF3117 domain-containing protein produces the protein MAAMKPRTGDGPLEVTKEGRGIVMRVPLEGGGRLVVELTPAEAGELSEALGAVAS, from the coding sequence ATGGCCGCGATGAAGCCGAGGACCGGAGACGGGCCGCTCGAGGTCACCAAGGAGGGGCGCGGCATCGTCATGCGCGTCCCGCTCGAGGGTGGTGGCCGACTCGTCGTCGAGCTCACCCCGGCCGAGGCCGGTGAGCTGAGCGAGGCGCTCGGCGCCGTCGCGAGCTGA
- a CDS encoding leucyl aminopeptidase family protein: MQSLPEIVLPEIVLADERVAHPREGGRWADPVPDALAVPVAPAPPGEDELQPRGGAADVAALYGIDLLAEAERAELSGKAGTTAVVRLPRVLPGVVDLPWQGLPETLVLVGVGDGSPAAARRAGLALGRAAAGLGTVALAAGDDLTTATLRAFAEGFLLSAFRMPRTGRTPAPGRPAPRRLVVLGRVGRHGTAAGAASGGTTAEPGADETLAAARAAARATWLTRLLAATPSSTKNPVWLAEQVADLVRAAPAEGGTLSAVVHDETWLRRQGMEAILAVGGGSVTPPRLVVVTWEPRRADRHVALVGKGISFDTGGLSLKPREAMVPMKTDMAGAAAVLAAVLGAAERGLPVRVTAVLPLAENAMGGASYRPGDVVRTFDGTTVEVSNTDAEGRLVLADALAWTTATVGADAVVDVATLTGAAARGLGRGHAALFSASDDLAGELLAAGEATGEPAWRMPLVEDYRPALDSAVADVAHVATDGHVGGGAVVAALFLQRFAGSAPWAHLDIAGPARAGKGDGELPAAAPTGHGARLLLRWLEGLSAARPPADRHRSAAGH; the protein is encoded by the coding sequence GTGCAGTCCCTGCCGGAGATCGTCCTGCCCGAGATCGTCCTCGCCGACGAGCGAGTGGCCCACCCGCGGGAGGGGGGCCGGTGGGCGGACCCGGTGCCGGACGCGCTGGCCGTCCCGGTGGCCCCCGCGCCGCCCGGCGAGGACGAGCTGCAGCCCCGCGGCGGTGCGGCCGACGTCGCCGCGCTCTACGGCATCGACCTGCTCGCCGAGGCCGAGCGTGCGGAGCTCAGCGGGAAGGCGGGCACGACCGCCGTCGTCCGGCTGCCGCGCGTGCTGCCCGGGGTGGTGGACCTGCCGTGGCAGGGGCTGCCGGAGACCCTCGTGCTGGTCGGCGTCGGGGACGGGAGCCCCGCGGCTGCGCGCCGCGCCGGCCTCGCGCTCGGGCGGGCCGCCGCGGGCCTGGGCACCGTCGCCCTCGCCGCGGGGGACGACCTGACGACGGCGACCCTGCGCGCGTTCGCCGAGGGCTTCCTCCTCTCCGCCTTCCGGATGCCGCGGACCGGCCGCACGCCCGCACCCGGGCGCCCGGCGCCCCGACGCCTGGTCGTCCTCGGCCGCGTCGGCCGCCATGGCACGGCGGCCGGTGCTGCCTCCGGAGGGACGACGGCGGAGCCCGGAGCGGACGAGACGCTCGCCGCCGCCAGGGCGGCCGCGCGGGCGACCTGGCTGACCCGCCTGCTCGCCGCGACGCCGTCGAGCACGAAGAACCCGGTGTGGCTCGCCGAGCAGGTGGCCGACCTGGTGCGGGCGGCGCCGGCGGAGGGCGGCACGCTGAGCGCCGTGGTCCACGACGAGACGTGGCTGCGGCGCCAGGGCATGGAGGCGATCCTCGCGGTCGGCGGCGGGTCGGTGACGCCGCCGCGCCTCGTGGTGGTCACCTGGGAACCTCGCCGCGCCGACCGGCACGTGGCGCTCGTGGGCAAGGGCATCAGCTTCGACACCGGCGGTCTCTCCCTGAAGCCGCGCGAGGCCATGGTGCCGATGAAGACGGACATGGCCGGTGCCGCCGCCGTCCTCGCTGCCGTGCTCGGGGCGGCCGAGCGCGGCCTGCCCGTGCGCGTCACCGCCGTCCTGCCCCTCGCCGAGAACGCCATGGGCGGTGCCTCCTACCGGCCCGGGGACGTGGTGCGCACCTTCGACGGCACCACCGTCGAGGTCTCCAACACCGACGCCGAGGGCCGGCTCGTCCTGGCGGACGCGCTCGCGTGGACGACCGCGACCGTGGGGGCCGACGCCGTCGTCGACGTCGCCACGCTGACAGGGGCGGCCGCGCGGGGGCTCGGCCGCGGCCACGCCGCGCTCTTCTCGGCCAGCGACGACCTCGCCGGCGAGCTCCTCGCCGCCGGCGAGGCGACGGGGGAGCCGGCCTGGCGCATGCCGCTGGTGGAGGACTACCGGCCCGCCCTGGACTCAGCGGTCGCCGACGTCGCCCACGTCGCGACCGACGGCCACGTCGGGGGAGGGGCCGTCGTCGCCGCCCTGTTCCTCCAGCGCTTCGCCGGGTCCGCGCCGTGGGCGCACCTGGACATCGCCGGCCCCGCACGGGCCGGCAAGGGGGACGGGGAGCTGCCCGCGGCGGCGCCGACCGGGCACGGCGCCCGGCTGCTCCTGCGCTGGCTGGAGGGCCTCAGCGCCGCACGGCCACCAGCAGACCGTCACCGGTCGGCAGCAGGGCACTGA
- a CDS encoding O-methyltransferase has product MTADKALSWAYTEEFVAEDDAVVDARLRAEELGVQPVTPGTGAALRFLAAACRARAVAEVGTGTGVSGLWLLGGMAPDGVLTTIDIEPEHQRAARESFASAGLRPARTRLIGGRALDVLPRLADRSYDMAVVDGDPAEAADDVDLAVRLLRPGGVLAVSSALWHDRVADPARRDETTVAVRELGKQVRDDDRLVSALLPTGDGLLVAVRR; this is encoded by the coding sequence ATCACCGCCGACAAGGCCCTGTCCTGGGCCTACACCGAAGAGTTCGTCGCCGAGGACGACGCCGTCGTCGACGCGCGCCTGCGCGCCGAGGAGCTCGGCGTCCAGCCGGTCACCCCCGGCACCGGGGCGGCCCTGCGCTTCCTCGCCGCGGCGTGCCGGGCGCGTGCGGTGGCGGAGGTCGGCACGGGCACGGGTGTCTCCGGCCTGTGGCTCCTGGGCGGGATGGCGCCCGACGGCGTGCTCACGACCATCGACATCGAGCCGGAGCACCAGCGCGCCGCCCGGGAGAGCTTCGCCTCGGCCGGCCTGCGGCCCGCCCGCACCCGGCTCATCGGCGGTCGCGCCCTCGACGTGCTGCCGCGCCTGGCCGACCGCAGCTACGACATGGCCGTCGTCGACGGCGACCCGGCGGAGGCGGCCGACGACGTCGACCTGGCCGTCCGGCTGCTGCGCCCGGGCGGGGTGCTCGCCGTCAGCTCCGCCCTGTGGCACGACCGCGTGGCAGACCCGGCGCGCCGGGACGAGACCACGGTGGCGGTCCGCGAGCTCGGCAAGCAGGTCCGCGACGACGACCGGCTGGTCAGTGCCCTGCTGCCGACCGGTGACGGTCTGCTGGTGGCCGTGCGGCGCTGA
- the sigE gene encoding RNA polymerase sigma factor SigE, translating to MLEGPRTTDADERLPTEAADEVTEPVWSPPSWEQIVVEHTPRVYRLAYRLTGNRADAEDLTQETFVRVFRSLHSYQPGNFEGWLHRITTNLFLDQARRRQRLRMDPLGEASERLPAAHDSGEPERGFEHAHLDLDVQAALDALPPKYRAAVVLCDIEGLSYEEIAATLGIKMGTVRSRIHRARALLRDQLAHRRPVTPAPVHAVQGAG from the coding sequence ATGCTTGAGGGCCCCCGCACCACCGACGCCGACGAGCGCCTGCCCACGGAGGCCGCGGACGAGGTGACGGAGCCCGTGTGGTCGCCGCCGTCGTGGGAGCAGATCGTCGTCGAGCACACGCCGCGGGTGTACCGGCTCGCGTACCGCCTGACCGGGAACAGGGCGGACGCGGAGGACCTCACCCAGGAGACGTTCGTCCGGGTGTTCCGGTCGCTGCACAGCTACCAGCCCGGCAACTTCGAGGGCTGGCTCCACCGCATCACCACCAATCTGTTCCTGGACCAGGCCCGCCGCCGCCAGCGTCTGCGGATGGACCCGCTCGGCGAGGCGAGCGAACGGCTGCCCGCCGCCCACGACTCCGGCGAGCCCGAGCGCGGGTTCGAGCACGCCCACCTCGACCTCGACGTCCAGGCGGCGCTGGACGCCCTCCCGCCGAAGTACCGTGCTGCTGTGGTGCTCTGCGACATCGAGGGACTCTCCTACGAGGAGATCGCGGCGACGCTCGGGATCAAGATGGGGACCGTGCGGTCGCGGATCCACCGCGCACGCGCACTGCTGCGCGACCAGCTCGCCCACCGTCGCCCCGTCACGCCCGCCCCCGTCCACGCCGTCCAGGGGGCCGGATGA
- a CDS encoding anti-sigma factor family protein encodes MSHLRDDVSALVDGQLPPERAEAAMAHLVTCDRCAGLVAVERASRRRLAQARDVRPSDDLTARIMQLAQSPAPEPAGRARALVDRAWEPLTYGPGRRRALVRGSAVLAGAAGVLAVLVVVGTLNERTGDPAQMLADVAGPAHPPVQLAVSSDRIRMAEAPTATQEALTWLRANGWAAPQGLPAGADVSHVGTAGTPGDQVLTIEIERDGHTAQVVEGRGVLEPAELADLPLVEAGDHTVHALPGPGTTVVLQCDGVTVLVTSADDPDLVHDIAGTFPVTPPGSGVADRIDRGWQTLVGWTDLLVQSR; translated from the coding sequence ATGAGTCACCTGCGCGACGACGTCAGCGCCCTCGTCGACGGTCAGCTGCCCCCTGAGCGGGCCGAGGCGGCGATGGCCCACCTGGTCACGTGCGACCGGTGCGCCGGCCTCGTCGCCGTCGAGCGCGCCTCGCGCCGGCGGCTGGCCCAGGCGCGCGACGTCCGACCCAGCGACGACCTCACCGCCCGCATCATGCAGCTCGCCCAGTCGCCCGCGCCGGAGCCGGCGGGGCGCGCCCGCGCCCTCGTCGACCGGGCGTGGGAGCCGCTGACCTACGGCCCCGGACGACGGCGCGCCCTCGTGCGCGGCTCGGCCGTCCTCGCCGGGGCGGCGGGCGTGCTCGCCGTGCTGGTGGTGGTCGGAACCCTCAACGAGCGCACTGGCGACCCGGCCCAGATGCTCGCCGACGTCGCCGGACCGGCGCACCCGCCCGTGCAGCTCGCCGTCTCCTCGGACAGGATCCGGATGGCCGAGGCGCCCACCGCCACCCAGGAGGCCCTCACCTGGCTGCGTGCGAACGGCTGGGCGGCGCCCCAGGGGCTTCCCGCCGGCGCGGACGTCAGCCACGTCGGCACCGCCGGGACCCCCGGCGACCAGGTGCTCACGATCGAGATCGAGCGCGACGGACACACCGCGCAGGTGGTCGAGGGCCGCGGCGTCCTGGAGCCCGCCGAGCTGGCCGACCTGCCCCTGGTCGAGGCCGGGGACCACACCGTGCACGCGCTGCCCGGCCCCGGGACGACGGTGGTCCTGCAGTGCGACGGCGTCACCGTGCTCGTCACCAGCGCCGACGACCCCGACCTCGTGCATGACATCGCCGGCACCTTTCCTGTCACGCCCCCGGGCTCCGGTGTTGCTGACCGCATCGACCGCGGCTGGCAGACTCTTGTGGGTTGGACCGACCTGCTCGTGCAGTCCCGGTGA
- a CDS encoding S1C family serine protease, whose amino-acid sequence MTPDDERPEVPGGSSASGGAVPSEGEAVPPEGEAVPPAGEADRTPPARARYDYAPTPAPQPEGFHALGRTSGNQPAGGHQPAPPAGVPYRSRRSFRSARRGVGRGDRAAAGSSTPPAGTPSGGPMSGGTSPYATSAGGTPPGGTPPYWAPVHPGDTTRPLPGQHPVPDGGAPGPFAAPAPGTGPRTFPPPSGPTATSVSADTAPAPSAGGEHAPTRVGEVYTAERPAQPQAQRRVALGVVVLLVVLALLAGVILGALGARSFFTVSQPGQTLPTASAGDRAPDSVAGIAEAVLPSTVYIQARGNGQGSSGTGLVLREDGYIVTNNHVIENAADGGRVIVGFPDGGEEQAEIVGRTADYDLAVLRVDRDGLEPLVLADSDTIAVGDPVVAVGAPLGLEGTVTSGIVSALNRPVKAGAGGTTTFINAIQTDAAINPGNSGGPLVDSSGQVIGINTAIAQASGAASATGSIGLGFAIPANQVRRTTEQIIATGTATYPVIGVSLDTRYTGEGVKVLEDDVDDNPAVVPGGPADVAGIRPGEVIVSIDGRPVTDPDELIVAVRSKAPGDTVVLGVRRGGGVEEVRVVLGENSG is encoded by the coding sequence ATGACCCCCGACGACGAGCGGCCTGAGGTGCCCGGCGGCTCGTCCGCGTCCGGGGGTGCCGTTCCTTCCGAGGGGGAGGCCGTTCCTCCCGAGGGGGAGGCCGTTCCTCCCGCGGGGGAGGCGGACCGCACGCCGCCGGCGCGCGCCCGCTACGACTACGCCCCGACCCCGGCACCGCAGCCGGAGGGCTTCCACGCGCTGGGGCGCACGTCGGGGAACCAGCCCGCAGGCGGCCATCAGCCCGCGCCGCCCGCCGGCGTCCCGTACCGCTCACGGCGGTCGTTCCGCAGCGCCCGGCGCGGCGTGGGACGCGGTGACCGCGCCGCGGCCGGGAGCAGCACACCGCCCGCCGGCACCCCGTCCGGCGGCCCCATGTCGGGCGGCACCTCGCCGTACGCAACGTCGGCCGGCGGCACCCCTCCCGGCGGCACGCCGCCGTACTGGGCGCCCGTCCACCCCGGTGACACGACACGGCCCCTTCCCGGGCAGCACCCCGTCCCCGACGGCGGAGCGCCCGGCCCCTTCGCCGCGCCCGCCCCGGGGACGGGACCACGGACGTTCCCACCGCCGTCGGGGCCGACCGCGACGTCCGTGTCCGCCGACACCGCGCCGGCGCCGTCCGCAGGCGGGGAGCACGCCCCGACGCGGGTCGGCGAGGTCTACACCGCGGAACGCCCCGCACAGCCGCAGGCGCAACGACGGGTGGCGCTCGGCGTCGTCGTCCTGCTCGTCGTCCTGGCGCTGCTCGCCGGCGTCATCCTCGGCGCGCTCGGCGCCCGGTCGTTCTTCACAGTCTCCCAGCCGGGGCAGACGCTGCCGACCGCCTCGGCCGGCGACCGCGCCCCCGACTCGGTCGCCGGGATCGCGGAGGCGGTGCTGCCGTCCACCGTCTACATCCAGGCGCGCGGCAACGGGCAGGGCAGCTCGGGCACGGGCCTCGTGCTGCGCGAGGACGGCTACATCGTCACCAACAACCACGTGATCGAGAACGCGGCCGACGGCGGCCGGGTGATCGTCGGGTTCCCGGACGGCGGCGAGGAGCAGGCCGAGATCGTGGGCCGCACCGCCGACTACGACCTCGCCGTCCTGAGGGTCGACCGCGACGGGCTCGAGCCGCTCGTGCTCGCGGACTCCGACACCATCGCGGTCGGCGACCCGGTGGTGGCCGTCGGGGCCCCGCTGGGCCTCGAGGGCACCGTGACGTCGGGCATCGTCAGCGCGCTGAACCGCCCCGTTAAGGCCGGGGCCGGTGGCACCACCACCTTCATCAACGCCATCCAGACCGACGCCGCGATCAACCCCGGCAACTCGGGCGGGCCGCTGGTGGACTCCAGCGGTCAGGTCATCGGCATCAACACGGCGATCGCCCAGGCGTCCGGGGCGGCCTCCGCCACCGGCAGCATCGGCCTCGGGTTCGCCATCCCCGCCAACCAGGTGCGGCGCACCACCGAGCAGATCATCGCCACCGGGACCGCCACGTACCCGGTGATCGGTGTCTCCCTCGACACCCGGTACACCGGGGAGGGGGTGAAGGTGCTCGAGGACGACGTCGACGACAACCCGGCCGTGGTGCCCGGCGGCCCCGCCGACGTGGCCGGCATCCGCCCCGGCGAGGTCATCGTCAGCATCGACGGCCGACCGGTGACGGACCCGGACGAGCTCATCGTCGCCGTGCGCTCCAAGGCGCCCGGCGACACCGTCGTGCTCGGGGTGCGGCGCGGCGGCGGCGTCGAGGAGGTTCGCGTGGTGCTCGGGGAGAACTCGGGCTGA
- a CDS encoding twin-arginine translocase TatA/TatE family subunit, which yields MFGINGGELVVLLVLAFLLIGPERLPELAQQLGRLTREVKKIATGAKEKVREELGPEFDDLAALDPRQYDPRRIVREALMDDDEPARPARPRAARRPSPSTGAKAAAAGLAAAGAASADGAPSAAGGAAGGAAGGAAGGAASAGGAASAGAGSATGPAGAGSSVAAVTPPAQVLAAATGTVAGTAPSVTALAEDTAPAVGTDPAEEEPYVVPFDDEAT from the coding sequence GTGTTCGGGATCAACGGGGGTGAGCTGGTCGTCCTGCTCGTGCTCGCCTTCCTCCTCATCGGGCCGGAGCGGCTGCCCGAGCTCGCCCAGCAGCTCGGCCGCCTGACCCGCGAGGTCAAGAAGATCGCGACGGGTGCCAAGGAGAAGGTCCGCGAGGAGCTCGGGCCCGAGTTCGATGATCTCGCGGCCCTCGACCCGCGCCAGTACGACCCGCGCCGGATCGTGCGCGAGGCCCTCATGGACGACGACGAGCCCGCCAGGCCCGCACGCCCCCGCGCCGCCCGTCGCCCCTCGCCGTCCACCGGCGCGAAGGCCGCGGCCGCCGGGCTCGCGGCGGCAGGAGCGGCGTCCGCCGACGGGGCGCCGTCGGCTGCGGGCGGCGCTGCGGGCGGCGCTGCGGGCGGCGCTGCGGGCGGCGCTGCGTCCGCAGGCGGCGCTGCGTCCGCCGGTGCCGGGAGCGCCACGGGTCCCGCCGGTGCCGGGAGCTCAGTGGCTGCTGTCACGCCGCCCGCCCAGGTGCTCGCGGCCGCGACCGGGACCGTGGCGGGGACCGCGCCGTCTGTGACGGCGCTGGCGGAGGACACGGCTCCTGCAGTGGGGACGGATCCTGCGGAGGAGGAGCCCTACGTCGTCCCGTTCGACGACGAGGCGACCTGA